In Hirundo rustica isolate bHirRus1 unplaced genomic scaffold, bHirRus1.pri.v3 scaffold_124_arrow_ctg1, whole genome shotgun sequence, the genomic stretch cacgaggagattggagctggtctgaaacctcttcccacactcaggacactcgtagggcctctccccagtgtggatcatttggtggatgatcagctgggacctctggttgaagcccttcccacattccccacacttgtatggcctttcctcagtgtggatgttctggtggcggatcaggcTGGATCTGCAgttgaagctcttcccacattgctcacactcatagggccgttccccggtgtggatcctctggtggcagatcaggtgggagctctggctaaagctcatcccacattccccacactcatagggcctctccccagtgtggatgcgccggtgcctgATGAGGTTGGACTTGcggttgaagcccttcctgcagtcggggcagtggaagggcctctcctctctgtgaatcTGCTGGTGCCTTCGCAGAGTGGATCTGGTCTGAAATCTCTTCTGACACTCaggacactcatagggcctctccccagtgtggatgatCTGGGGCTGGACAGTGGTgttgctctggctgaagctctgtccacTTTCCTGGAACAGGGTTGGTCTTTCCTCCTCAGtgcaccctgggatgggtttggagtccttcctcctgcaggatctCAGGCgctttttctcctcatttgATTCCTGTGCTGTGGAGCCACTCAAAACAGCCTCTTCCACGAGGTTCTGCTgtggggatttgtcctccctgttCTCCAttctcagctccttgtctgggagaggaaggacaaggacaggatgggattgGTCTCCATGccagagagaaggggaaggagatcccctAGTGCATCCCCGGGTAGGACGGCATTGgcagcggggttgtcctgcagctggggccatgctgggctgggagatggagcaggagagagggagaaaggggcactgacttcctcctcacctgcctggctgtcccgGGGCATCTtcttcacagcctcctccaCCATCTTGccaaggtttgggaatgggaaatcctGCTTTGGGCAAAAACAAGGGATGAGTATGCTGAACTTGAATGTCCTTCTGCACAAGTCCATCTCTAGAAGTCACCAGACATCTGGAATCCCTAATAGCCTATCAAACACCAAGAGCAGCCCTGAAAATTCCTTTGTGGAGTTCCCTGTCTCtggtccctgccctccccaggctgctgagaaTCCCAGGAATCTGAAAagcttcccccttttccattttccaatTTGGAATgctggaggttttggggtttcaGGGTCCCTTCTCCCTTTATTCTCTgctttggggtgcagggggtcCAAGGagtcccccctgcccctctccaagCTGTTGAAGGTCCTGCAAATTGCAGCGCTCCCCCCTGTCTGgggtcctgggggacacagggctctgctcctccaggctgcctctTCCAGCACCCACCACTGGGACCCCCCAATGTCACCCCAAGGGGCATTTTCCACCCAGCTTTGGAGTTCTTACTTCACCAAACAtccccaaccaaaaaaacccaacccagggCCGACTCAGGATATCTGAGCCAAGCTCCCTGTCTTGGGCTGGTAAGACAGGGGTCTGCTatggaaggcaggagcctcccttgaaatggaaaatacaaacCCCCTCTCTttgaattataattttgaaattaatgggcTCTCaagcaaagatatgggaataggaatatCAGTTCTTcagtaggaaaattaaactaaaaatgcagtagtaaaaAAAACCACCGCCAACAAAGCCCAAAAAATAAGACTCAGAATCCAACCTGACAACTGGTTCGTCAGGGTGCTGCTACCAGTGCAATCAAAtcgtggctgcagtcctcctggagtgacagatgtggttttgttgaagcaatgatcttgtagaaggtgtagttttcctctgaaggtccagtggtggtgcagatgggtctggtcttcctctgggaatccagtggaaacctGACTGCTCCTGGTGctttaaatctcagattatatccaggtgggaatgcttggctcctccctctgggtggagcatctcacaatgggatgatgtaattttatcagtcatgcagtgagactcaatggcccattaacagaagatatctccctggagggaggatgggtcatggaagagatcaagaacactgccccatttggttttaacagctggcccattaagagaagatcCCCCTCAGAGATATGAGGCATGGGTgatggaagagataaacaacctgccctcctggttttaacagatggtaatagaatacactttttttgttacatcttgcattgcaagacagggctccaggctccttgcccaggctctctccagaacacgcccaggccaatgctcagcagagaaaagccccgtgagcagccccagggtggccgtgggcaggctgggggcaaacagcatggctggggctctgcaaggtgcctgggggagatgggaaggagcagcagagcaggggctgatccatccccactgcgctggacaccccagggcagcgtcccagagcgtcctcatgcacctgccaacaacatcccccctctgcagccctggcctctcccccagctcacacaggtgccgcatccttgcaggcacagacacggcagcactggctcaggagcccctgtttgcactgcccagagcagagtgagcacccccatggtgttggtgtggggagatgaacctgagtGAGCACAAATGCtatcagcccctggggccaggaagggctgggggacagcagggaaaccactcaggtttgtggtggcctctgaaGTCAGCCAGGATGCttgttcccatgagctgtgagtttcctgtgccactgcagacattgttgctcagagccagggctgcctggcagccacccccaaactgccctcagcatttcctttgcatCACCTTGGCTTTCTTTACTCTTCCTGATACAAATTCCTTCTGATTGCCCACCCctgttccctttccctcccatccctggttgccctttcctctctggcccCACTCCCCATTTCAGTGCCTGAGCTGGCACCATGGGAATGTcccttggggagcaggatcatcctccaagtgcttcaggaattgtctgcaggctcctgcagtgcctggtgctgctcccttgccagaggcaccacaggccaggggggcacatctgggctgctgtgtctggctgtggggctccctgttctgggcaaggaggaggagctgcagaggctctgcaggactgacaggatgggctttggggctgtgaggagaagctgaggcacctgggctgctggaccttctggagaggaggcccagggctcatcctgcaactgctgcaagggtggtttcagagaatcacagaatcagcaaggttggaaaagaccttggacatcatcaagtccaacctgttCCCTGACACCGCCTTgtcttccctgagcctcctcttctccaggataaacaaccccagctccctcagccgctgctcacaggacttgtgttccagacccctcaccagccttgttcttctctggacatgctccagcccctccatgtccttcctaaactgtggggcccagaactggacacagcactcgaggtgctGCCCAACGAGTGCcaagcacaggggaagaatcactgccctgctcctgctggccacagcattcctgatccaggccaggaaccattggccttcttggccacctgggcacactgctgactcatgtccagcctgctgtccgTTAGTCctcccaggtccctttctgcctggctgctgtccagccactctgtccccagcctgtcagttgtttatcctggagaaaaggagtctcAAGGGAGTCAAGGCAAGTGTCAGGGTGCAGGTGGTCTTGATGATGTCCATGGTCTTTTTCCAaccttgctgattctgtgattctctgaaaccacccttgcagcagttgcaggatgagccccaggcctcctctccagaaggtccagcagcccaggtcaCTCAgtttctcctcacagccccaaagcccatcctgtcagtcctgcacaGCCTCTCCATTGCAGGGGAAACACTGGGCAACTGAATAGCAGAATCAATATTATTTTGGCAGAAgtcatttatatatatatatatatatataattctatatttaatgtaaattttgTCTATGTTAAACTCCAGTTATAGATTCTAGCACTACTGTCCACACGTACAGGTGTCTCTCAATTGGCTGAGCCACTTGTTCACAAGGCAGGCACACATCCTTCAGGACACCTAATTGGTCAAGCGTCCATCATCGTGTTGTGTGTCCACTAAGTTTTGCGTTGTTTGTAAACAATTTCTCAGGCTCTTGGTTCTTATTTTTAGTCCTGTTGTTATCTCAGTAGCCTTGAGGAATTCCTGAGGtctcctgggcaaggagcctcaAGCCCTGTCTtacaatgcaagatgtaaccaaaaaaatgtattctattaccatctgtgaacaccagctggggcaggttgtttatctcttccatgacccattcCTCATATCTCTGAGGGGgatcttctcttaatgggccagctgtgtaaaaccaaatggggcagtgttcttgatctcttccatgacccatcctccctccagggagatctcttctgttaatgggccattgccACTTTGGGAAGGGCTCTGGTGACCCACGTTTCCTGTGACCCATGCTGAGAAGTcacctgtccctttctctgcccctggcaatgatgtgaggtgggactgaagaacatgagGGTCTGGCCATGGTCCCATCATTGTATTTGAGCCCATCTCAGGTCATTTCTGgatgggctctgccccagcccacagagtgtgacctcagccctgactctgtcacagctgctgtgcctgagccctgcaaagcctaaaggtcactgtcatgggttagcacagtttggtttttagttagggaggaatgtgaagTGTTACCCTGTCAGGACCCTAGAAatagttttagaaaggacaaggacctatcagaagctGGTTTgagatattggcatctgctttggccactgagaatgttgaatgcgactttgggaagtacccatataaatcctggGTTTGTTCAGGTcaggcccttttcctcctggtcagctgaacaggtaacatcgagtggGTCCTActgctccccacaccccaccTCCCCCTTCGGGGGGAAGCTCGCCCGAGGCCGAGCCGGACTCCATCGGCTCCccggggggaggagaggttgcagcttaacatcaaccaCTTTGAAAAAACCTCCCCGGagaccccagagcagggagggatctcccCTGATAACAACTATGGGCCCGGTTTGGCCGAGGCTGCCccgattgtcaccgaggggtgggcagagctctcctcccgCTCCCCTCCTCCGGTGTCTTCCAGACGGAGAAgaaagagtggagggaggaaaccaggCTGATCTGAAatggagagactgctgcctggagcagaaatcacatggccactgcaggcctgggcagagttaaccctgtcctggcaacatggagcttccaaggcctgacccttccctgagagagaaaagaaagagacagaggggACGTAGGAAAGACgccgcatgaagtcagtggagcaggagtgaaagaactgataaagattattagaagagggattgaggatgtggacatttttaaccaaacttttctgctgtaaactatggagaaatggactgtttcttgtaacatcttaatgttgtttggaggaatgctagttctagtcaaagttggggattgatatgattgagatttaagtgggaatcttaaagcccctcactcctggcaGTAAAAgaaggtctcagcctttgagaccaagatgattttagagagaaagtgatttgaagccctcagctcctggggtaaaaggaggtctttatttcttttgagatataAACAATTTTAGAGctagaagagaatccttgttttatactagaagaagctttcttaaacagtaccccagatacactgagaggcctatgagtagccaggggaaaggctgctaatgggtggaacagcacaatctgcaaaaattccaagcagttgcagatttgtgacattgagagccccaggactgtttttgtcttgtggcgaaTGTGTCCataagactctagagagactcctctcccaaagtgatgaaagattatgtttaaatggtgaaactgattGAAAATCACAGCTTGTGTCTATGTTGTTTggaagaaagttaacagtttgtaagggaagggaagagtgttttgaagttgcattttggttttttggttttttttttccccatcttttcttttcttatcttttcccttcttttagtgtgtgtttaaaaaaaaattgttttttaagcttgagcctgctttgtttctcctgatcctctcccacaaaaagagagtaaacactaagaccactacactaaatttaggaaacaaaatttcatGAATGTGTAGTCACTatattaattagtgtttctgcccagttttaactaaaaccattacaccttcctatggaaaagaaCTGTTCTTCTTGTCCAGGTGCCCATGGCCACAATTGGGATTCCACCTCCAGCATTGCCTGTTGTGAGAGACTGGAGGAGATTGTTGGCTGGAAACATTTCATGtgtgagggaggaaggggcaggtccagccttgccctgccctgaaaccccagcactgccctgccctgtaaCCCCAATCCCCCCAGAGCCTCtatcccagcccagcagtgtcTGCCAATCCCTGGCACACCAAAGGCAATGCTCCACAgccacctctgcagcccccagcccagctcctgagagACCAAGTGACCCAAAGTCCCTCCTGGGGGAAGGGCCCAGGAAGACCATGGGGTATTTATGGCTGACCACAAGGCAAGCACACATCTTGACCCCAcctcctcttggaatttctatCTGAACACAGCTGGAATCCAGGAGTTGgtagctctgtgtgtgtgtgcgtgtgtgtgcttCTGTGTAtcttacttgtctttttttctgcgTCTTCCTCTTCTAATTCTCTCCCTTTGCAAACGTTGAGTAACTTAAATTTAACAGGTTTAGACTTTGTGATATTCAATGGGCCAATTTATAATGCTCTCAGAAGTGCTTTTTGTTGATTGAATATTGTATTAAACCTTTTGCCAgagtttctctgattttctaaaTTTGCCAGTAaagtctgttttgttgttttgagctCCTGAGAATCTCTTGTTGGTATTTCTCCAATGCATCAACTCAGAGTACTCAAACAATTGTAATTCCTTTGAAATGTTTAAGTGAGAGAATTGTTTGGGGGATGGGGGTCAGGTCTTGTCTGTCCtgcttggcacagcccaggcagggctttCACAGCCACATTGCACACTCCATTTCCCACCTGCACCTGCTGGTGCCTCTGAGTTCTgcttgcccagccccagggacgcTCCCCTTGTCTGCCCATTCCCCCACGGTCTCTGGGCAGGGATGGCCTCAGTGGGGGCTGCTGACATCCTCAGACActtggaggctgctgctggatttgacTTCTCCAGAGGCTTGTTCATCCTTTAGCTCCTCAGTTCAGGAATTCAGTGCCCCAGGGCCCAGTAACATTCAGAACACCTTAAAAGGCCAAGCCTCTGGGAATAATTTAAGTTTTCAAATCTTTTGTGGTTAATTCAACAGATTTCAGAAGTATATTCAAAGtgaatatattatatttagAAAAGACAGTGAGAAAAGATTTTTAGGCCCtgtttaggttttattttttcctgttagtaCCTTGATAATGTGCAATCTCATACTGACACTGAATTTAAGTATCTCCTCATGCAGTTTGAATAGATATGAAAATCCAGACCCTTTATGTCTGACAATCAGTCAGACTCTGTCCCTACCCACACCCCACCATTTCCCCCATCCAAGCCCTGGGACTCAGAGCAGCCTTGTGCAAATCTGAGCTCCCTCCACCCCAGGCTGGACCTGCAGGTTTCAGCTCCTGGGCTCCAACTCCCACCTGCTTCCCttggggaaggagctgcctgAGACAGAGAGGGATGTTCATTTATTGTCAGCCAACAAACACAAGGGGTGGCACAGCTCCATCAAATGTAAATGTCATTcttctccctggctctgccctgcacctgATCCCCACAGCCTGTCTTGCTTCCTTTATCCCTCCACTGCCAGGGACTTTCTGGGAcaagggagctctgctctggctatGGAGGGAGGTTCAAGTGCAGTGATGTCTCTGAGAACTGGTTGCTTCCCAGTTCTCCACCATCCCTCTGGTTTCTGGGCAACTGAATAGCAGAATCAATAGCATTTTAGCAGAAGCCATTTATTTAAGTTAAACTCCAGTTATGGATTCTAGCTCTACTGTCCACACCTACAGGTGTCTCTCAATTGTCTGAGCCACTTGTTCACGAGGCAGGCACACATCCTTCAGGACTCCTCATTGGTCAAGCGTCCATCATCATGTTGTGTGTCTTCTAAGTTTTGCGTTGTTTTTAACAGTTTCTCAGGGTCCTGGTTCTTATTTGTAGTCCTGTTGTTATCTCAGTAGCCTTGAGGAattcctgagagctcctgggcaaggagcctcaAGCCCTGTCTTGCTGTgcaatatttaacaaaaaaatgtattctattaccatctgtgAACACCAGGTAGGGCaggttgtttatctcttccatcACCCATCCCTCATATCTCTGATGGAgatcttctcttaatgggccagctgttgAAACCAAATGGAGcagtgttttttctctcttccatgacccatcctccctccagggagatatcttctgttaatgggccattgtctctcactgcatgactgataaaattacatcatcccattgtgagatgctccacccagagggaggagccaagcattcctacctggacataatctgagatttaaagcaccaggagcagccagtttccactggattcccagaggaagaccagacccatctgcaccaccactggaccttcagagagaactacacccttctacaggagcactgcttcaacaaaaccacatctgtcactccaggaggactgcagccatAATTTGATTGCACTGCTAGCAACACCCTGACTCACCAGGTGTCAGGTTATATTGACTCTGtcaggttggtttgtttttgtttttgtttttggttttgggtttttttaactgtatttttactgtatttttagtttaattttcctactgaagaactgttattcctattgcCATATCCCTGCTTGGGAGCCtgttaatttcaaaattataattcaaAGAGGGGCggtttatattttctgtttcaagggAGGCTCCCGCCTTCCATAGAAGACCCCTGTCTTACCAGCCCAAGACAGGGGGAGCTCAGCTCAGATATCCTGGGGGtcctgggttgggtttttttgggtggggatGTTTGGAGAATGAAGAATGCCAAAGCTGGGTGGAAAATGCCCCTTGGGGGCACATTGGGGGGTCCCAGTGGCAGCTGttggcagaggcagcctggaggagcagagccctgtgtcccccaggacgCCAGAGAGGGGGAAGCGCCGCGATTCGCAGGACCTTCAACAGcttggagaggggcaggggggactccctggagcccctgcaccccaaagCAGGGAATAAGGGGAGAAGTGATCCTGGGACCCTAAACCCCCTGGTATCCCTAAATGGAAAATGGGGAAACATTTTGGCTTCCTGGGATatccagcagcctggggagggcagggactgAGTAGATAGGGAATCCCCAGTACAGGTGTGACCCCCAGCAGCTGTGAGAGGAGAGAAACCCCAAACACCAAAGGTGAGAGACGAGAGATAGGGAACTCCACAGAGGAATTTTCAGGGCTAGCCTTGGTGTTTGATAGGCTATTAGGGACTCCAGATGTCTGGTGACTTGTAGAGATGGACCTGAGCAGAGGGACATTCAAACTCAACATACTCATCCCTTGTTTTTGCCCAAACCAGGATTTCTCATTCCCAAACCTTGGCTGGATGGAGGAGGGAGCTGTGAGAAACAGGAAgatgccccaggacagccaggcaggtgaggaggaagtcagttCTCCcatccccctctctc encodes the following:
- the LOC131378784 gene encoding zinc finger protein 239-like, encoding MVEEAVKKMPRDSQADKELRMENREDKSPQQNLVEEAVLSGSTAQESNEEKKRLRSCRRKDSKPIPGCTEEERPTLFQESGQSFSQSNTTVQPQIIHTGERPYECPECQKRFQTRSTLRRHQQIHREERPFHCPDCRKGFNRKSNLIRHRRIHTGERPYECGECGMSFSQSSHLICHQRIHTGERPYECEQCGKSFNCRSSLIRHQNIHTEERPYKCGECGKGFNQRSQLIIHQMIHTGERPYECPECGKRFQTSSNLLVHQRIHREERPFRCPDCRKGF